In Leucoraja erinacea ecotype New England chromosome 28, Leri_hhj_1, whole genome shotgun sequence, the following are encoded in one genomic region:
- the LOC129710675 gene encoding neuferricin, with protein MLRSLVLGAACAAAAALLLPSGVWRLLSRGLTRWSEPEATSLHGRLFSKAELSRYSGGKGSPGLYLAVLGQVFDVRKGIKHYGPSGSYRFFAGRDASRAFVSGDFTDSGLVDDVTGLSPTEMLSLQDWLIFYKREYIYKGRLAGTYYDHNGEPTQALIHAEQVTEQGRKLKGESELENKQFPPCNSEWTSTKGGRVWCSTYSGGIERNWVGVPRKLYTAGSKNHRCACVRTDGPALNRPDSAHSRGDLDNPALREYPGCHSLSHFCAIVDE; from the exons ATGCTGCGCTCACTGGTGCTGGGCGCCGCCTGCGCTGCCGCCGCCGCGCTGCTGCTACCCTCCGGCGTGTGGCGGCTGCTGAGCCGCGGCCTGACGCGGTGGTCGGAGCCGGAGGCGACTTCCCTGCACGGCCGCCTCTTCAGCAAGGCCGAGCTGAGCCGCTACAGCGGCGGGAAGGGCAGCCCAGGACTGTATCTGGCCGTGCTGGGCCAGGTGTTCGACGTGAGGAAAGGCATCAAACACTACGGGCCGAGCGGCTCCTATCGCTTCTTCGCAG GTCGAGATGCCAGTAGAGCTTTTGTGAGCGGTGATTTCACTGACAGTGGTCTAGTGGATGACGTAACAGGACTCTCCCCCACTGAAATGCTCTCTCTCCAGGACTGGCTCATCTTCTATAAGAGAGAATACATTTATAAAG GCAGATTAGCTGGAACATATTATGACCATAATGGTGAACCAACCCAAGCCCTCATCCATGCAGAGCAGGTCACAGAGCAAggaaggaaactgaagggagAGTCTGAATTGGAAAACAAACAGTTTCCTCCCTGCAATTCGGAATGGACTTCCACCAAAGGCGGCAGAGTTTGGTGCTCGACTTACAG TGGAGGAATAGAAAGGAATTGGGTTGGAGTCCCACGCAAATTGTACACGGCTGGATCCAAGAACCATCGCTGTGCCTGTGTGCGTACAGACGGCCCTGCATTGAATCGACCTGATTCAGCTCACTCCAGAGGGGACCTGGACAACCCTGCCCTGCGAGAATATCCAGGATGCCACAGCCTTTCACACTTTTGTGCCATTGTGGATGAATAG